The Winogradskyella schleiferi genome has a window encoding:
- a CDS encoding DUF4197 domain-containing protein, with translation MIKKIFALLIIFNLTACAELQQVVDSLPEGTGDVLGNADIAAGLRQALDLGIDKQVTKLTAEDGFFKNELVKIVLPDELKKVDETLRKIGLSSLADEGLKVLNRAAEDAVSEATPIFVNAVKGITFDDAKNILLGDDTAATSYLTSKTQTALYDKFKPVINNSFSKVGADQIWTNLITKYNNLPLTNNVNPDLTDYVTGEALKGVYTMIAVEEIEIRNKVSSRTTDLLRKVFALQD, from the coding sequence ATGATTAAGAAAATCTTTGCTTTACTTATTATTTTCAATTTAACAGCTTGTGCAGAATTACAACAGGTAGTTGATTCGTTACCTGAAGGTACGGGAGACGTGTTGGGCAATGCTGATATTGCTGCCGGATTGCGACAAGCCTTAGATTTAGGCATTGACAAACAAGTGACTAAGTTAACTGCTGAAGATGGCTTTTTTAAGAATGAATTAGTTAAAATCGTTTTACCAGATGAATTAAAGAAAGTCGATGAAACGTTGCGAAAAATAGGCTTAAGCAGTTTAGCTGACGAAGGCTTAAAAGTACTGAATAGAGCTGCAGAGGATGCCGTATCAGAAGCGACACCTATTTTTGTAAATGCTGTGAAAGGCATCACTTTTGATGATGCTAAAAATATATTGCTTGGCGATGATACTGCAGCAACCTCTTATTTAACATCCAAAACACAAACGGCACTTTACGATAAATTCAAACCAGTAATCAACAATTCATTTAGTAAAGTGGGTGCTGACCAAATTTGGACGAATCTTATTACCAAATACAATAATTTGCCTTTAACCAATAACGTGAATCCAGATCTAACGGATTATGTCACTGGCGAAGCTTTAAAAGGTGTTTACACCATGATTGCTGTTGAAGAAATAGAAATAAGAAACAAAGTGTCTTCTCGAACTACGGATTTATTGAGGAAGGTATTTGCTTTGCAAGACTAG
- a CDS encoding Lacal_2735 family protein has translation MANLNRLLNKKKKLNKKYKQLIEEAYNLRQTDHALSDFSEYKATKVLHKINKLKFVVGDTALQAN, from the coding sequence GTGGCTAATTTGAATCGACTTCTAAATAAAAAGAAAAAGCTAAATAAAAAATATAAGCAGCTTATTGAAGAGGCTTATAATTTAAGACAAACCGATCATGCATTAAGCGATTTTTCTGAGTATAAAGCCACCAAAGTGCTACATAAAATCAATAAGCTAAAATTTGTTGTTGGAGATACTGCCTTACAGGCTAATTAA
- the purU gene encoding formyltetrahydrofolate deformylase: MQKITLLIHCEDQPNIIASVTSFMASNDGNIVYIDQHVDREQNIFFMRLECEFTSNVFSIDKFKALFKNSLAEKFKLKWRMYAADKKPRMALFISKYDHCLYDILSRYNSGELFLEIPFILSNHLDLKPIAESFKIPFFHVPVTKTTKHEAEQKQLELLEKHQIDFIVLARYMQIVSGTLIDKYPNKIINIHHSFLPAFVGAKPYHSAYKRGVKIIGATSHYITEELDAGPIIEQGVTHVSHSHSIKDLIAKGRDLEKIVLSNAIKLHANRKVMVFNNKTVIFS, translated from the coding sequence ATGCAAAAAATAACGCTACTTATTCACTGTGAAGATCAACCAAATATTATTGCTTCAGTTACTAGTTTTATGGCTTCCAACGACGGAAACATTGTATATATAGATCAGCATGTCGATAGAGAACAAAACATCTTTTTTATGCGTTTGGAATGTGAATTTACTTCAAACGTATTTTCTATTGATAAATTTAAAGCCCTATTTAAAAATTCGTTGGCGGAAAAATTTAAGCTTAAATGGCGTATGTATGCAGCCGATAAGAAACCAAGAATGGCATTGTTTATTTCCAAATATGACCATTGTTTGTACGATATTTTAAGTCGTTATAATTCGGGAGAATTGTTTCTTGAAATTCCTTTCATTTTAAGCAATCATCTCGATTTAAAACCTATCGCAGAAAGTTTTAAAATTCCATTTTTTCATGTTCCAGTGACAAAAACCACAAAACATGAAGCTGAGCAGAAGCAATTAGAACTATTAGAAAAACATCAAATTGATTTTATAGTATTGGCAAGGTACATGCAAATTGTGTCTGGAACTTTAATCGATAAGTACCCGAACAAAATCATTAACATCCATCATTCATTCTTGCCTGCTTTTGTAGGTGCTAAACCTTATCATTCAGCTTACAAACGAGGCGTAAAAATTATAGGCGCCACAAGTCATTATATTACAGAAGAATTGGATGCAGGACCAATCATTGAGCAAGGTGTTACTCATGTTTCTCATTCACATTCTATTAAAGACTTAATTGCCAAAGGACGTGATTTAGAGAAAATTGTACTATCTAATGCCATTAAACTTCATGCTAATAGAAAAGTTATGGTGTTTAATAATAAAACAGTTATTTTTTCCTGA